In 'Nostoc azollae' 0708, the following are encoded in one genomic region:
- the rpsU gene encoding 30S ribosomal protein S21, giving the protein MTQVVLGENEGIESALRRFKREVSKAGIFQDMRKNRHFETPLEKEKRKAIARHKQRRQQRSRFK; this is encoded by the coding sequence ATGACACAAGTAGTTTTGGGAGAAAATGAAGGTATTGAATCAGCTCTACGGAGATTTAAGCGTGAAGTTTCTAAAGCCGGAATTTTCCAAGATATGCGTAAGAATCGCCATTTTGAAACACCTTTAGAAAAAGAGAAGCGCAAAGCAATAGCTAGACATAAGCAACGTCGTCAACAACGTTCTCGCTTCAAGTAA
- a CDS encoding RNA recognition motif domain-containing protein translates to MSIYVGNLSYQVTEDDLKQAFAEYGKVSRVQLPTDRETGRLRGFAFVEMETEDQETAAIEALDGAEWMGRDLKVNKAKPREPRTSPRGNWGGSAGRSDRRY, encoded by the coding sequence ATGTCGATTTACGTTGGGAATTTGTCCTATCAGGTTACAGAAGACGACCTGAAACAGGCTTTTGCTGAGTACGGTAAAGTTAGCCGTGTGCAGTTACCTACGGACAGGGAAACAGGCCGTCTACGTGGTTTTGCCTTCGTGGAAATGGAGACTGAAGACCAAGAAACAGCAGCCATTGAAGCACTTGATGGTGCTGAATGGATGGGACGAGATTTAAAAGTGAACAAAGCAAAACCTCGTGAACCTAGAACTTCTCCACGTGGAAACTGGGGCGGTAGTGCTGGTCGTAGTGATCGCCGTTATTAA
- a CDS encoding AAA family ATPase produces the protein MDLIDQVEAWMREVSPGLSIVINAILEIDLVNIQYFYGDSNRYRATNVGFGITYTLPIIISVLSCRPSSLILVENPEAYLYPRGKAKMGELLALAASCGIQVVIETHSAHILYGIRLAVHRRKINYEDVQLHYFQRQEIGTNKVLTEVGSPHNIDKYRRIDRWTDGFFDKMGKDIMELMYMQLLINENQFIGQAKDSYDADALMEVLLAKNQELEPIQGEKQILDYS, from the coding sequence ATGGATCTTATAGACCAGGTAGAAGCTTGGATGAGAGAAGTAAGTCCTGGACTTAGCATAGTAATTAACGCTATTTTAGAAATAGATTTAGTGAATATACAATATTTTTATGGAGATAGTAACCGTTATCGTGCAACCAATGTAGGATTTGGAATTACCTACACCTTACCAATTATTATATCTGTACTTTCATGTCGTCCTAGTTCACTAATTTTAGTGGAAAATCCAGAAGCATATCTTTATCCCAGAGGAAAAGCAAAAATGGGAGAATTATTAGCACTTGCAGCTAGTTGTGGGATTCAAGTAGTAATAGAAACCCATAGCGCTCATATTTTATATGGTATTCGTCTTGCTGTTCATCGGCGTAAAATTAATTACGAAGATGTACAATTACACTATTTTCAACGTCAGGAAATAGGAACTAACAAAGTTCTCACAGAAGTTGGATCTCCACATAATATTGATAAATATCGCAGAATTGATAGATGGACTGATGGATTCTTTGACAAAATGGGAAAAGATATCATGGAGTTGATGTACATGCAACTACTGATTAATGAAAATCAATTTATTGGTCAAGCTAAAGATAGTTATGATGCTGATGCTCTCATGGAAGTTTTATTAGCAAAAAACCAGGAATTAGAACCTATTCAGGGCGAAAAACAAATACTGGATTACTCATAG
- a CDS encoding methylenetetrahydrofolate reductase: MQDTHSTSALNNFRKAVEAGDFLVTAEVAPPKGGNVTHTIEMAATLKGRVHAVNITDGSRAVLGMSSLAASVILLQHGIEPICQVACRDRNRIGIQADLMGAHALGIRNILALTGDPVKAGDHREAKAVFDLEAVRLLQLIRKMNQGIDFNNKNLNDGALDLFAGAAVDPQSASWSGLETRFEKKIEAGAQFFQSQLITDFERLEKFMDKIASGYNKPILAGIFLLKSAKNAQFINRMVPGVNIPEHIIDRLAKAKQPLEEGMNIAAEQVQIARSLCQGVHLMAVKKEDAIAPILDLAGVGKVS, translated from the coding sequence ATGCAGGATACCCATAGCACCAGTGCTTTAAATAACTTCCGAAAAGCGGTAGAAGCGGGAGATTTTCTTGTTACTGCTGAAGTTGCACCTCCGAAGGGGGGAAATGTAACCCATACAATTGAAATGGCAGCGACTCTTAAGGGGAGAGTTCATGCTGTCAATATTACTGATGGTAGCCGTGCTGTGTTGGGGATGTCGTCTCTAGCAGCTTCGGTGATTTTATTGCAACATGGAATTGAGCCGATTTGTCAAGTTGCTTGTCGCGATCGCAATAGAATTGGAATACAAGCAGATTTGATGGGCGCTCATGCTTTGGGTATCCGCAATATTTTAGCTTTAACTGGCGATCCTGTAAAAGCAGGTGATCATCGTGAAGCAAAAGCCGTTTTTGATTTAGAAGCTGTGCGGTTATTGCAGTTAATTAGGAAGATGAATCAAGGTATTGATTTTAATAATAAAAACCTGAATGATGGTGCATTAGATTTATTTGCAGGTGCAGCCGTAGATCCGCAAAGTGCCAGTTGGTCAGGTTTAGAAACTCGATTTGAAAAGAAGATAGAAGCTGGAGCCCAATTTTTTCAAAGTCAATTAATTACTGATTTTGAAAGATTAGAGAAGTTCATGGATAAAATCGCCTCTGGTTACAATAAACCAATTTTGGCAGGAATTTTTCTGTTGAAGTCAGCAAAAAATGCCCAGTTTATTAATCGGATGGTTCCAGGTGTGAATATTCCTGAACACATTATTGATAGGTTAGCGAAAGCAAAACAGCCGTTAGAAGAAGGGATGAATATTGCAGCGGAACAAGTGCAAATTGCGCGGAGTTTGTGTCAAGGTGTGCATCTGATGGCAGTGAAAAAAGAAGATGCGATCGCACCCATCTTGGATTTAGCAGGGGTGGGGAAGGTTAGTTAA
- the trpS gene encoding tryptophan--tRNA ligase, with the protein MGKQRVLSGVQPTGNLHLGNYLGAIRNWVEIQDQYENFFCVVDLHAITVPHNPATLAADTYTIAALYLACGIDLKYSHIFVQSHVSAHSELCWLLNCVTPLNWLQNMIQFKEKAVKQGENVSAGLLTYPVLMAADILLYQADKVPVGEDQKQHLELARDIVNRFNHQFAKDASVLKLPDPLIRKEGARVMSLTDGTRKMSKSDPSELSRINVLDSPDQITKKIKKCKTDLVRGLTFDDADRPECDNLLTLYMLLSGKGKEAVAAECADMGWGQFKPLLTETAINALKPIQDKYQEVMADKGYLESVLRDGRKKAEAITNQTLADVKAALGYTIPL; encoded by the coding sequence ATGGGTAAGCAGCGCGTTCTGTCGGGAGTTCAACCAACTGGTAACTTACACTTGGGTAATTACTTAGGTGCGATTCGCAACTGGGTAGAAATTCAAGATCAGTATGAAAATTTCTTCTGTGTAGTCGATTTACACGCTATTACTGTACCACACAACCCCGCTACTTTAGCAGCTGATACTTACACCATCGCTGCTTTATATTTAGCCTGTGGCATTGATTTAAAATACTCTCACATCTTTGTCCAATCTCACGTTTCTGCACACAGTGAACTTTGTTGGTTGCTAAATTGCGTGACTCCCTTAAATTGGTTGCAAAACATGATTCAATTTAAGGAAAAGGCTGTTAAACAAGGTGAAAATGTCAGTGCTGGGTTGTTGACTTATCCGGTGTTGATGGCTGCGGATATTTTGCTGTATCAAGCGGATAAAGTGCCAGTGGGTGAAGACCAAAAGCAACATTTAGAATTAGCGCGGGATATTGTCAACAGGTTTAATCATCAATTTGCTAAGGATGCATCTGTACTTAAGTTACCAGATCCTTTGATTAGAAAGGAAGGTGCAAGGGTCATGAGTTTGACCGATGGAACACGGAAAATGTCGAAGTCTGACCCTTCGGAATTAAGTCGAATTAATGTTTTAGATTCACCTGATCAAATTACTAAAAAGATTAAAAAATGTAAAACTGATTTGGTGCGGGGTTTAACCTTTGATGATGCAGACCGTCCAGAATGTGATAACTTGTTAACTCTGTATATGCTGCTGTCTGGGAAGGGAAAGGAAGCGGTAGCGGCTGAATGTGCAGATATGGGTTGGGGACAGTTTAAACCTTTATTGACAGAAACAGCAATTAATGCTTTAAAACCGATTCAAGACAAATATCAGGAGGTAATGGCAGATAAAGGTTATTTAGAGTCAGTATTAAGAGATGGTCGGAAAAAAGCGGAAGCGATCACTAATCAAACTTTAGCAGATGTGAAAGCTGCTTTAGGCTATACCATCCCCCTCTAA
- a CDS encoding muconolactone Delta-isomerase family protein, with product MLYHLYFHVEYPDYMRQQELFTIWSEEANASLQAKQAGVVVDLCQVWEHSQLQL from the coding sequence ATGCTATATCACTTATATTTTCACGTCGAATACCCCGATTACATGAGACAACAAGAACTATTTACAATTTGGAGTGAAGAAGCAAATGCATCACTGCAAGCTAAACAAGCAGGAGTCGTTGTAGATTTGTGTCAGGTGTGGGAACATTCACAATTGCAATTGTGA
- the infC gene encoding translation initiation factor IF-3 has product MPVIEKKRTRDLPQINERIRFPKIRVIDTDGAQLGIMPPQEALQLAEEKELDLVLLSDKADPPVCRIMDYGKYKFEQEKKAREARKKQHTADVKEVKMRYKIEEHDYNVRVKQAERFLKDGDKVKATVMFRGREIQHSDLAEELLKRMASDLEPFGEVQQAPKKEGRNMMMLISPKR; this is encoded by the coding sequence ATGCCTGTGATTGAGAAAAAAAGAACTCGCGATCTGCCCCAAATTAACGAACGCATTCGCTTCCCGAAAATTCGGGTCATTGATACTGATGGTGCCCAACTGGGTATTATGCCACCACAGGAAGCACTACAACTAGCGGAAGAAAAAGAGCTAGACTTGGTGCTACTCAGTGACAAGGCTGACCCGCCTGTATGTCGAATCATGGACTATGGGAAATATAAGTTTGAGCAGGAGAAAAAGGCGCGGGAAGCCCGGAAGAAGCAGCACACGGCTGATGTGAAGGAAGTGAAGATGCGCTACAAGATAGAAGAACATGACTATAATGTGCGCGTCAAACAAGCAGAACGCTTCCTCAAAGATGGTGATAAAGTCAAAGCTACCGTGATGTTCCGGGGTCGAGAAATCCAACACAGTGACTTAGCTGAGGAGTTGCTTAAACGTATGGCTTCTGATTTAGAACCTTTTGGTGAGGTGCAGCAAGCGCCAAAGAAAGAAGGCCGAAATATGATGATGCTGATTTCACCTAAGAGGTAA
- a CDS encoding alpha/beta fold hydrolase, translated as MNTAVNWQQRVGNQRDWVWRGWQIRYTYIRSQCSSVQRIFPQPQKIEDKKKNLSDKDFIIPSQNQPNTTPLILLHGFGASIGHWRHNLEVLAEHHTVYALDMLGFGASEKAPVNYRVELWVEQVYEFWQTFIRQPVILVGNSIGSLIALVAAAVHPDMVQGIVMMSLPDPTLEQEALPTFLHPLVRGIKSIIASPLLLKALFIFLKRPGLIRRWASLAYTSQEAITDELIEILAGPPQDRGSTRAFIALFKASIGIDFSPSVKKILPNLTIPMLLIWGQKDRFVPPILASEFARYNDKLELLYLEDVGHCPHDESPEQVNKAILDWIQRNK; from the coding sequence ATGAACACTGCAGTAAATTGGCAGCAGCGGGTTGGGAATCAAAGAGACTGGGTTTGGCGAGGTTGGCAAATCCGTTATACCTACATTCGCTCTCAATGTAGTTCAGTTCAGCGAATATTCCCACAGCCACAGAAAATTGAGGACAAGAAAAAAAACTTATCAGATAAGGATTTTATCATTCCTAGTCAAAACCAGCCAAACACAACACCTTTAATCTTGCTACATGGTTTTGGTGCTTCCATTGGTCATTGGCGACATAATTTAGAGGTTTTGGCTGAACATCACACAGTTTACGCTTTAGATATGCTAGGTTTCGGCGCTTCCGAAAAAGCACCAGTTAATTACAGGGTTGAACTGTGGGTAGAACAGGTTTACGAATTTTGGCAAACATTTATCCGCCAACCGGTCATATTAGTAGGTAATTCTATCGGCTCACTAATCGCTTTAGTGGCTGCTGCTGTCCATCCTGATATGGTGCAGGGGATAGTAATGATGAGTTTACCAGATCCCACTTTAGAACAAGAAGCCCTGCCTACATTTCTACACCCACTAGTTAGAGGAATTAAAAGTATTATTGCTTCTCCTTTATTACTCAAAGCTCTTTTTATATTTTTAAAGCGTCCAGGTTTAATAAGACGGTGGGCTAGTCTTGCTTATACTAGTCAAGAAGCTATTACAGATGAACTCATAGAAATTTTAGCAGGGCCACCTCAAGATAGAGGCTCTACTCGCGCTTTTATTGCCCTCTTCAAAGCCTCAATCGGTATAGATTTTAGTCCCAGCGTCAAGAAAATATTGCCAAACTTAACAATTCCGATGCTATTAATTTGGGGACAAAAAGATCGATTTGTTCCTCCAATTCTAGCCAGTGAATTTGCTCGCTATAACGACAAACTAGAACTGCTGTATCTCGAAGATGTGGGTCACTGTCCCCATGATGAATCCCCAGAACAGGTGAACAAAGCAATTTTAGATTGGATTCAGAGAAATAAGTGA
- a CDS encoding phospholipid-binding protein, producing the protein MGWLKRLFGLEKLENAQVNPTPQISQSTTTATEKIPPERLGLNGEYDQSGLAKRVTLAFDEDPQLDDFNTLWVAQTGSTVVLKGKVPSQNILNKMISVANSVNGATYVDTTQVTIG; encoded by the coding sequence ATGGGTTGGCTAAAAAGACTGTTTGGATTAGAAAAACTGGAAAATGCACAAGTAAATCCAACTCCCCAAATATCTCAGTCTACAACTACAGCTACGGAAAAGATTCCACCAGAACGTCTAGGACTGAACGGAGAATATGACCAAAGTGGTTTAGCTAAGCGCGTAACATTGGCTTTTGATGAAGATCCTCAACTTGATGATTTCAATACCCTCTGGGTTGCTCAGACAGGAAGTACTGTGGTGCTAAAAGGCAAAGTTCCCAGTCAGAATATTCTCAATAAGATGATATCTGTCGCTAATTCTGTAAATGGCGCTACATATGTGGACACGACTCAAGTCACTATTGGCTAG
- a CDS encoding B12-binding domain-containing radical SAM protein, which yields MTSSVFNSERLLFTPATPQTDAIPVIFAFPNEYTVGITSLGYQVVWATLAMRDDLQVSRLFTDIHEQLPRQPEILGFSMSWELDYVNIFNLLEYLQIPLRASSRTANHPLVFGGGPVLTANPEPFADFFDVILLGDGENLLGDFIDAYKEVRNADKEAQLKKIVQVPGIYIPSLYYIKYSSSDGEILAINPIYSEVPAVIQKQTYRGNTLSVSTAVTEKAAWENIFMVEVVRSCPEMCRFCLASYLTLPFRTANLENSLIPAIQQGLKVTNRLGLLGASVTQHPEFPELLDYISQPKHDDVRLSVASVRTNTVTEKLATTLAKRDTRSLTIAIESGSDKLRQIINKKLYNDEIIQAAVNAKAGGLSSLKLYGMVGIPGEETEDLDATVAVMKAVKKAAPGLRLTLGCSTFVPKSHTPFQWFAVNKQSEKRLQFLQKQLKPQGIDFRPESYNWSIIQALLSRGDRRLSYLLELTRDFGDSLGSYKRAFKELKGKIPDLDYYVYSNWSTEQILPWNHLQGPLPQSTLIKHLAEAMSHFRSDSQVK from the coding sequence GTGACATCATCTGTATTTAATTCTGAACGCCTTTTATTTACACCCGCTACTCCCCAAACTGATGCTATTCCTGTGATTTTTGCTTTCCCCAATGAGTACACGGTGGGAATAACCAGTCTTGGCTATCAGGTGGTATGGGCGACTTTGGCGATGCGTGATGATTTGCAGGTGAGTCGCTTATTTACTGATATTCATGAACAACTTCCTAGACAACCGGAAATACTTGGTTTTTCCATGTCTTGGGAATTAGATTATGTGAATATTTTCAATCTTTTGGAATATTTACAAATTCCTCTTCGTGCCAGTTCTCGCACTGCAAATCATCCTCTAGTTTTTGGTGGCGGTCCTGTTCTAACTGCTAATCCTGAACCTTTTGCTGATTTTTTTGATGTGATTTTATTGGGCGATGGAGAAAATCTGCTGGGTGATTTTATTGATGCTTATAAAGAAGTTAGAAATGCTGATAAAGAAGCTCAATTAAAAAAAATAGTACAAGTTCCAGGCATTTATATTCCGAGTTTATATTATATTAAATATTCTAGTTCGGATGGTGAAATATTAGCAATTAATCCAATTTATTCAGAAGTTCCCGCAGTTATTCAAAAGCAAACTTACCGGGGAAACACTCTTTCTGTTTCGACTGCGGTGACAGAAAAAGCTGCCTGGGAAAATATTTTCATGGTGGAAGTGGTGCGGAGTTGTCCTGAAATGTGCCGCTTCTGTTTAGCAAGTTATTTAACTTTACCGTTTAGAACTGCGAATTTAGAAAATTCTTTAATTCCCGCTATTCAACAAGGTTTAAAGGTTACTAACCGTCTGGGTTTATTGGGTGCTTCGGTAACTCAACATCCTGAATTTCCAGAGTTACTAGATTATATTAGTCAACCAAAACATGATGATGTGCGGTTGAGTGTTGCTTCTGTTAGAACGAATACGGTAACGGAAAAGTTAGCTACAACTTTGGCGAAACGGGATACGCGATCGCTTACCATTGCGATAGAAAGTGGTTCAGACAAATTACGCCAAATCATCAATAAAAAATTATATAACGATGAAATTATCCAAGCTGCGGTGAACGCGAAAGCTGGTGGTTTATCGAGTTTGAAATTATACGGAATGGTGGGCATTCCTGGAGAAGAAACGGAAGATTTAGATGCAACGGTAGCAGTGATGAAGGCTGTTAAAAAAGCTGCTCCTGGTTTGCGGTTAACTCTGGGATGCAGCACTTTTGTTCCAAAGTCCCACACACCGTTTCAGTGGTTTGCGGTGAATAAACAATCTGAGAAGCGGTTACAGTTTTTACAGAAACAGCTAAAACCCCAAGGTATAGATTTTCGTCCTGAAAGTTATAATTGGTCTATTATACAGGCTTTGTTATCGAGAGGTGATCGCAGGCTTTCCTATCTGTTAGAACTAACTCGTGATTTTGGTGACTCATTGGGCAGTTACAAACGCGCTTTCAAGGAATTAAAGGGAAAAATTCCCGACTTAGATTATTACGTTTATAGTAATTGGTCAACTGAGCAAATTTTACCTTGGAACCACTTGCAAGGTCCCTTACCTCAGTCTACGCTAATAAAGCATTTGGCTGAAGCAATGAGTCATTTTCGATCTGATTCACAAGTGAAATAA
- a CDS encoding SRPBCC family protein, with protein MLHFTYSSIINAPVEVVWKFHERHDVLQLLTPAWKPVQVLRREGGLDEGPITEFRLFLGLLPLTCLARHTDYKKYRLFTDEQISGPFESWVHCHEFADQNGKTKLTDHISYSMPGGDGVEFVSGWLLQVQLEAMFHYRNFITKRECESK; from the coding sequence ATGCTGCACTTTACTTATTCTTCCATTATTAATGCACCTGTTGAAGTAGTTTGGAAATTCCATGAAAGACATGATGTTTTACAACTACTTACCCCAGCTTGGAAACCTGTACAAGTTCTGCGTCGGGAAGGGGGACTGGATGAAGGTCCAATAACTGAGTTTAGGTTGTTCCTTGGACTATTACCTTTGACTTGCTTAGCACGTCATACTGATTATAAAAAATATCGTCTGTTTACTGATGAACAAATATCTGGGCCTTTTGAGTCTTGGGTACATTGTCATGAGTTTGCAGATCAAAATGGAAAGACGAAATTAACTGATCATATTTCTTATTCTATGCCAGGTGGTGATGGGGTGGAATTTGTCAGCGGTTGGTTGTTACAAGTGCAGTTAGAAGCAATGTTTCATTATCGGAATTTTATTACAAAACGGGAATGTGAGTCAAAATAA
- a CDS encoding ArsR/SmtB family transcription factor, whose amino-acid sequence MLKTKLSKIDPAILAAVADYFKVLSEGSRLQILTCLKSGSMNVMEIAEATGLGQANLCKHLTVLTQGGILSHQPKGTSAYYEIADPVTFKLCELACDRITEGVLQQAESLKALRNKTGVF is encoded by the coding sequence ATGCTAAAAACGAAGCTATCCAAGATTGATCCTGCTATTCTCGCGGCAGTTGCTGACTATTTTAAGGTGCTATCAGAGGGGAGTCGGCTACAGATTCTGACCTGTCTGAAGTCAGGTTCGATGAATGTGATGGAGATTGCAGAGGCCACTGGTTTGGGGCAAGCAAATCTATGTAAGCATCTGACAGTATTAACTCAAGGGGGGATTTTGTCTCATCAGCCGAAAGGGACTAGCGCCTATTACGAGATTGCTGACCCAGTGACTTTTAAGTTGTGTGAGTTAGCGTGTGATCGCATTACAGAAGGAGTATTACAACAAGCTGAAAGCCTAAAAGCTCTTCGCAACAAAACTGGAGTTTTTTGA
- a CDS encoding YsnF/AvaK domain-containing protein, whose protein sequence is MPEYLTSETPGEQQLINNTSIAEEEQIIPILEERMFVDKHKQKLGEVIVRKQIETQMIHVPIRREKLIVEQVSPEHQQLAEIDLGEGVIAEGIDKLTTSKTPEVAYFDSDLIVSGEFSSPKIASLLLNAIALEKDHGCQEVKMTILVENKSQQKKYQEWFNRCSES, encoded by the coding sequence ATGCCTGAATATTTAACCTCAGAAACACCAGGGGAACAGCAATTAATCAACAATACCTCCATAGCAGAGGAAGAACAAATTATTCCTATTTTAGAAGAAAGAATGTTTGTTGATAAACACAAACAAAAACTAGGAGAGGTAATTGTTCGTAAACAAATCGAAACTCAGATGATACATGTCCCCATCCGCAGGGAAAAATTGATTGTTGAACAAGTTAGCCCAGAACATCAACAATTAGCAGAAATTGATTTAGGGGAAGGTGTAATTGCGGAGGGAATTGATAAATTAACTACATCAAAAACCCCAGAAGTTGCCTATTTTGATAGTGATTTAATAGTGAGTGGAGAGTTTAGTTCACCTAAGATTGCTAGTTTACTGTTAAATGCGATCGCACTAGAAAAAGATCACGGCTGTCAGGAGGTAAAAATGACAATTCTAGTAGAGAATAAATCCCAACAAAAAAAATATCAAGAATGGTTTAATCGCTGTTCTGAGAGTTAA
- a CDS encoding DUF2382 domain-containing protein → MVLYKLEDFDPQYRDSFEGNEIKGVGVYTEGTDEKIGTVHDVLVDEQGHFRYLVVDLGFWIFGKKVLLPIGRSRIDYASDRVYAIGLTREQAENLPEFNEGLATDYDYEEGVRGVYRNPQYRTPPVEASAPVESSTPVESSTPVDAPPIATTTTTTPVTNITATYTPDTYRYEQEPDLFDLNERNHQKLKLYEERLITNTRRHKMGDVTVGKRVETETARVAVPLEIEHIVVERTTPEDAGRVVSPAEANFREGEVAHMEIYEETPEVRKEAFVREEVSVKKVVEQHTLETQATVRREELDVKAPNLPVEER, encoded by the coding sequence ATGGTACTTTACAAATTAGAAGACTTTGATCCTCAGTACCGCGATTCTTTTGAAGGTAATGAAATTAAAGGTGTAGGAGTCTATACAGAAGGCACTGACGAAAAAATTGGCACTGTTCATGATGTTTTAGTTGATGAGCAAGGACATTTTCGTTATTTAGTAGTTGACTTAGGTTTCTGGATTTTTGGTAAAAAAGTCTTGCTTCCCATTGGTCGTAGCCGGATTGATTATGCAAGTGATCGCGTTTATGCTATTGGTTTGACAAGAGAACAAGCGGAAAACTTACCAGAGTTTAACGAAGGTCTAGCCACAGATTACGACTACGAAGAAGGAGTGCGCGGAGTATATCGCAATCCCCAATACCGGACTCCACCAGTAGAAGCATCAGCCCCTGTAGAATCATCAACACCTGTAGAATCCTCAACACCTGTAGATGCACCACCGATAGCAACGACGACGACTACTACCCCTGTGACTAATATTACGGCTACTTACACCCCTGATACCTACCGCTACGAACAAGAACCGGATTTATTCGATTTAAATGAGCGAAATCATCAAAAGTTGAAATTGTATGAAGAAAGGCTGATTACCAATACACGCCGCCACAAAATGGGGGATGTTACCGTCGGGAAGCGCGTAGAAACCGAAACAGCACGAGTAGCAGTACCCCTAGAAATAGAACACATTGTTGTTGAACGGACCACACCTGAAGATGCTGGTAGAGTAGTTTCTCCTGCGGAAGCTAACTTCCGAGAAGGTGAAGTTGCACATATGGAAATCTATGAAGAAACGCCGGAAGTTCGCAAGGAAGCATTTGTTCGGGAAGAGGTGAGTGTTAAAAAAGTTGTGGAGCAACATACACTTGAAACACAAGCAACTGTGCGTCGGGAAGAGTTAGATGTGAAGGCTCCTAATTTACCAGTTGAAGAACGATAA
- a CDS encoding DUF2382 domain-containing protein yields the protein MPLYKLETYDPNYRETFGGDDVRTLHLYTEGGVEVGAVDDVLVDDNGRFRYLVIDTSLDSVGKKILLPIGLARINYPAKCVYVDGLSKQQVEQLPEYQEHIIVDEEFEEKVRNVYRSPISSINYSRENYTYEQEPSLYGLNQQYHQTLRLYEERLIADKHRIKTGEVAVGKHIETETARVRVPIQKERIVIDRVQATATSTVVDPNEIKFQEGEVARIEVYQETPEIHKETFVREEVRVRKMVDRDMVEAEDIIRREELDINTSGDFNLREHGVGSDQSS from the coding sequence ATGCCACTTTATAAACTAGAAACCTACGATCCAAATTATCGAGAAACCTTTGGAGGAGATGATGTAAGAACCTTGCATCTGTATACAGAAGGAGGAGTAGAAGTTGGTGCAGTGGACGATGTTTTAGTTGATGATAATGGGCGATTTAGATATTTAGTTATTGATACAAGTTTAGATAGTGTTGGTAAAAAAATATTACTACCTATTGGACTAGCTCGGATTAATTATCCAGCTAAATGCGTCTATGTCGATGGACTAAGTAAGCAGCAAGTAGAACAGTTACCAGAGTATCAGGAACACATCATTGTGGATGAAGAATTTGAAGAAAAAGTACGCAATGTTTATCGCTCTCCCATCAGTAGCATCAATTATTCTCGGGAAAACTACACCTATGAACAAGAACCAAGTTTATATGGTTTGAATCAACAATATCATCAAACTCTCAGACTGTATGAAGAACGTTTAATAGCCGATAAACACCGAATTAAAACTGGAGAAGTCGCTGTTGGGAAACACATTGAAACTGAAACAGCAAGAGTTAGAGTACCTATTCAGAAAGAACGGATTGTAATTGATAGAGTTCAAGCTACAGCTACAAGTACAGTAGTAGATCCAAATGAAATTAAGTTCCAAGAAGGGGAAGTAGCCCGAATAGAAGTTTATCAAGAAACACCAGAAATTCATAAGGAAACATTTGTCCGGGAAGAAGTGCGAGTGAGGAAAATGGTAGATCGGGATATGGTGGAAGCAGAAGATATAATTCGTAGGGAAGAGTTAGATATTAATACTTCCGGTGATTTCAATTTGCGGGAACATGGTGTAGGCAGTGATCAATCTTCTTAA